The Pelmatolapia mariae isolate MD_Pm_ZW linkage group LG10_11, Pm_UMD_F_2, whole genome shotgun sequence genome includes a region encoding these proteins:
- the LOC134638035 gene encoding uncharacterized protein LOC134638035 isoform X4 — protein MTTEATAVTEADTEGKQKTSGAEPEPENKQKAEAATSDPEGEQSSTKAQEQVTEPGPAEAATSPEEEQLKPRTRTSAGKGLSRLFSSFLKRRSQCSEEEVFEAEKAKDEKADKEEKVDKKEEETVEEGKSQDKEAKAEEEKPEVKEVKKKDDKAEPKEEKKNVEEKVEKKGSKKKKKEAKKKAEEKDEEKVKKEETKKETKKEETKKGEEKLMKKEEQNEEGTTQQTVEKEEKKVEKKEEEKKETAEVKGKAADAGKKEEEKVDKKVAKKKEKEEKLKKKEEEKAKRKAEEEERIKKREEEKAKKKEEEKAREAERAKKKEDEKAKKKEEEKTKEEKAKTKEEEKPKEELKKKEDEKVKEEAKKKEKEGEEAKPEEKEEKEENKEKKKDKGKSKGKKEEKEVKGPSEEQVKAPIAAPEPELKTEPDIEQAADQHSISSTEAQPAQEEHKEEAVIKEPEAVEEVKQEDTEKIVEEPAEKEEPAEKEEPIKEEEKEQKQAKKEKPAKEKTEKKTEEVKGSKRQKTMQCKVTLLDDAQFECELDKHAKGQELLTKVCDHVNLLEKDYFGLAHWETPTSKTWLEPTKEIRKQVPGAVYEFTFNVKFYPPDPAQLTEDLTRYFLCLQLRKDIMRGVLPCSFVTLSLLGSYTAQSELGEYDPELHGTDYVKDLNLAPGQSKELEEKVMDLHRTYRSMSPAQADMLFLENAKKLAMYGVDLHQAKDLDGVDIMLGVCSSGLMVYKDKLRINRFPWPKVLKISYKRSSFFIKIRPSEQEQYESTIGFKLPNYKASKKLWKVCVEHHTFFRVSTVEPPSSRRFLALGSKFRYSGRTQAQTRQASSMIDRPAPRFTRSASKRLSRNLDGEPGDETLQFLQVVSASARTQVDDWSLLMVSDRPQPSSEFTAGREFEQNFTQSREEEEGRTVGTETGTAGPQTIIQTVSQPWQDLASDDDHQQRRTEDEWFILLDHQPHIPFISPFDFVEEPAETSLAKTSSMDHQLEPVAINQDDWFLYFDRLLSVSPSEHFEKPQISTTEGEEEEQVISMKEQQMITEEMIGRMRETVMLVDAFTEKEILEGRLRDVRDLEERLQEIDEIAGRIQHAVEEELGEEEVEKLKQEERDMEQKQLIQAKGVTEVVVRKSVRRRVIKEGEEGEVDELEEQIKEVFLKDLLPEEEDIVVKRESEKQVGKEVVETLREGESNLEQKQSIQSRGITDMVVRKSVRRIDTSEGEVDDLEEQIKRVKWEGEEDTDDSFREKLREMEQEWQDADVAGSAAVAGYKKVQRRTEKIVTIVQERGQQQEDMEDVQGQSGVASEEMLERQELWRKTEVVEERPQREVTERSEGLSQARVDDVWFILLDQPPHKAGFKTPVADVERVQVDKGGYFNPEKEKPHISVERVDDWFVLLDFIPRQKLFGPSVTHMEERKEMAIEDRSRYIGEKLQHQVSDRVDDWFVLLDVFSRQTSHAPPVTFSERIAAPPEERASLIEVTALEQRERRVDILVEGADAKQTLPEREGVALLQDAKEGEDDWFVLLDVPIRQPSFVAPASMAEYVEVYTRESVSALTEAEAVDPRRELVVEDAVVEKVEAEAPKQVIPDVPIVSMSMQTKIYPDVSTEVKSIEQRLLQIDQVTPQPSQPEREDDWFALFGTAHNEVMIPTVTPAQIVPEMKTFEVEVTEKWKKTVIGADGRQDRTSVSEIRASQIASLSEREDDWFVLFEKPVVVQPVKPIIDLVATTEARVKIVEGVRPPVKMVKIETARAGKVDDDWFVLLDVAAKAPAAGVERIHIYPDVRPAKELTLTEQAAQQTITVVERIRQQQQDVVQPRPAVREVEDDWFTLLDKSLKKTAAVSEREQLPAQVTVPAAAAATKKITISETKPEFEKRILEERPSQTRVSDNWFVLLEGDLKASAASAQRGTRPVSAPVFSQAALMEAGIPMAPLDQPQTSTPIKTSRQEERKLQVTVEAVEPSKIETGADAKDFDKPQEVLLRHHASISELKRNFMEAVPDSRPSEWDKRLSTHSPFRTLGINGQPLPSADGSVCIRPLSNGSDTKTAHEETSSSLEFTGLPIKSEPESVEVHSATVEKESRDQEEVVVFETNLVPIVEVEMAQLPPSFDPSCNALDVIPEEEGSCPGVSDDSGRIAGSSPASYFWSDGPQVIRCFQPPLVQTQTVTITAVSSPLPSGISTTEVPIVPTKTFTYESSKVTVDGTEEDKDCSTVSSSQTITSETTSGTSVTTTTTHISKVVKSGSSETRVEKRIVITADSDIDQDKEKHGGASAL, from the exons ATGACAACAGAGGCAACTGCCGTGACTGAGGCAGACACTGAGGGCAAGCAGAAGACCAGTGGCGCTGAGCCCGAACCAGAGAACAAGCAGAAGGCAGAGGCGGCGACATCTGACCCAGAGGGGGAGCAGTCGAGCACAAAGGCCCAGGAACAGGTCACTGAGCCTGGGCCTGCCGAAGCAGCGACCTCCCCTGAGGAGGAGCAGCTAAAGCCTCGTACCAGGACCTCTGCTGGTAAAGGCCTTTCTCGTCtcttctcctctttcctcaAACGCCGATCGCagtgctcagaggaagaggtgTTTGAGGCAGAAAAAGCCAAAGACGAAAAGgcagacaaagaggaaaaagtagataagaaagaagaggagacgGTGGAAGAAGGGAAAAGTCAAGACAAGGAGGCCAAAGCAGAGGAGGAAAAACCAGAGGTGaaagaagtgaaaaagaaagacGACAAAGCAGAAcctaaagaagagaaaaagaatgTGGAAGAAAAAGTAGAGAAGAAAggtagcaaaaagaaaaagaaagaggccaagaaaaaagcagaagaaaaggatgaAGAGAAAGTGAAAAAGGAGGAGAcaaaaaaggagacaaaaaagGAGGAGACAAAAAAGGGGGAGGAAAAGTTGATGAAAAAAGAGGAGCAAAACGAGGAAGGGACGACACAGCAGACTGtagaaaaggaggaaaagaaagtggagaaaaaggaagaggaaaagaaggaaaCTGCTGAGGTCAAAGGCAAGGCAGCAGACGCTGGAaagaaggaggaagaaaaggtTGACAAGAAGgtggcaaagaaaaaagaaaaagaggagaaattaaagaagaaagaggaggagaaagcaaaaaggaaagcagaggaagaagagaggataAAAAAGAGGGAAGAGgaaaaagcaaagaagaaagaagaagaaaaagccaGAGAAGCCGAGAGAGCGAAGAAGAAAGAGGACGAAAAAGctaagaagaaagaagaggagaaaacgaaagaggaaaaagcaaaaacaaaagaagaggaaaaaccaAAAGAGGagttgaagaaaaaagaagacgaaaaggtaaaagaagaagcaaagaagaaagagaaagaaggggAGGAAGCAAAGCCggaagaaaaggaggaaaaagaagagaacaaagagaagaaaaaagacaagggaaagagcaaaggaaagaaggaggagaaggaagTGAAAGGGCCAAGTGAGGAGCAGGTGAAAGCACCGATTGCTGCTCCTGAGCCCGAGCTTAAAACTGAGCCAGATATTGAGCAGGCTGCTGATCAGCACTCTATAAGCAGCACAGAGGCACAG CCAGCCCAAGAGGAACACAAGGAAGAGGCTGTGATAAAAGAGCCTGAAGCAGTGGAAGAAGTGAAACAGGAGGACACGGAGAAAATAGTGGAAGAACCAGCAGAAAAGGAAGAACCAGCAGAAAAGGAAGAGCCAAtcaaagaagaggaaaaggaaCAAAAGCAGGCAAAGAAAGAGAAGCctgcaaaagaaaagacagaaaagaagacTGAAGAGGTTAAAGGCTCTAAACGGCAGAAGACCATGCAGTGCAAAGTCACCCTGCTGGACGACGCTCAGTTTGAGTGTGAACTTGAT AAACATGCTAAAGGCCAAGAACTTCTTACAAAGGTGTGTGACCATGTTAACCTCCTGGAGAAAGACTACTTTGGCCTGGCTCACTGGGAAACCCCAACCAGCAAG ACATGGTTGGAACCCACCAAAGAGATACGGAAACAGGTTCCAGGTGCTGTCTATGAGTTTACATTCAACGTCAAGTTCTACCCTCCTGATCCAGCTCAGCTTACTGAAGACCTAACCAG GTACTTTCTGTGTCTCCAGCTGAGAAAGGACATTATGCGTGGTGTTCTTCCTTGTTCCTTTGTCACACTGTCCCTGCTGGGCTCCTACACAGCCCAGTCAGAACTCGGAGAGTATGACCCCGAGCTCCATGGAACAGACTACGTTAaagatttgaacctggcccccGGACAGAGCAAAGAGCTGGAGGAAAAAGTGATGGATCTGCACCGCACATACAG ATCAATGAGTCCAGCCCAGGCAGACATGCTGTTTCTGGAAAATGCCAAGAAGCTCGCCATGTATGGAGTTGACCTGCACCAAGCCAag GATCTGGACGGTGTTGATATAATGCTGGGCGTTTGCTCCAGTGGTCTGATGGTTTACAAAGACAAGCTGAGGATCAACCGTTTCCCTTGGCCCAAAGTGCTCAAGATCTCATACAAACGGAGCAGCTTTTTTATCAAAATCAGGCCATCAGAG CAAGAGCAGTATGAAAGCACCATTGGTTTCAAGCTGCCCAACTACAAAGCCTCAAAGAAGCTGTGGAAAGTTTGTGTTGAACATCATACCTTCTTCAG GGTTTCAACAGTGGAGCCGCCCTCTTCACGTCGCTTCCTCGCCTTGGGCTCTAAGTTCCGGTACAGCGGTCGTACTCAGGCCCAGACCCGCCAGGCGAGCTCCATGATCGACCGGCCGGCACCTCGCTTCACACGATCTGCAAGCAAGAGGCTGTCTCGCAACCTAGATGGAG AACCTGGAGATGAAACTCTCCAGTTTCTGCAGGTAGTCTCAGCATCAGCCAGGACTCAGGTTGATGATTGGTCACTGCTGATGGTATCTGACAGACCCCAGCCTTCTTCCGAATTCACAG CCGGAAGGGAGTTTGAGCAGAATTTCACTCAGTCccgggaggaggaggaggggcgtACTGTTGGCACGGAGACTGGGACTGCTGGTCCTCAAACCATTATCCAGACAGTCAGTCAGCCGTGGCAGGATCTGGCGAGCGATGACGATCACCAGCAGAGGAGAACGGAAGATGAATGGTTTATTCTTCTGGATCATCAGCCTCATATTCCATTTATCTCACCCTTTGATTTTGTTGAAGAGCCAG CTGAAACTAGCTTGGCAAAAACGAGCTCTATGGACCACCAACTGGAACCAGTGGCGATAAATCAGGATGACTGGTTCCTGTACTTTGACCGTCTGCTCAGCGTGTCTCCCTCTGAGCATTTTGAAAAACCTCAAA TCTCTACCacggagggggaggaggaggagcaggtcATAAGCATGAAAGAACAGCAAATGATCACTGAGGAGATGATTGGGAGGATGCGGGAAACAGTGATGTTGGTGGATGCATTTACAGAGAAGGAAATTTTGGAAGGAAGATTGAGGGACGTGAGGGATCTTGAGGAAAGGCTACAAGAAATTGATGAAATTGCAGGGAGAATTCAGCATGCAGTAGAGGAAGAACTGGGGGAGGAAGAGGTAGAAAAGCTAAAACAAGAAGAGAGAGACATGGAGCAGAAACAGTTGATCCAAGCCAAAGGTGTAACAGAAGTGGTGGTGAGGAAATCTGTGAGGAGAAGAGTTATAAAAGAGGGTGAAGAAGGCGAAGTGGACGAATTGGAAGAACAAATAAAagaggtgtttttaaaagacttgTTGCCTGAGGAGGAAGACATCGTGGTGAAGCGGGAGAGCGAAAAACAAGTGGGGAAGGAAGTGGTAGAAACGTTAAGGGAAGGAGAGAGCAATTTGGAGCAGAAACAGTCAATCCAATCCAGGGGTATAACGGACATGGTGGTGAGGAAATCTGTGCGGAGAATAGATACAAGTGAGGGTGAAGTGGATGACTTGGAAGAACAAATAAAACGGGTGAAGTGGGAGGGTGAAGAAGATACAGACGATAGCTTTAGAGAGAAACTGCGTGAAATGGAACAGGAGTGGCAAGATGCAGACGTCGCTGGCTCTGCTGCTGTAGCAGGATACAAGAAGGTTCAGCGTAGGACTGAGAAGATAGTGACTATTGTACAAGAGAGGGGACAGCAGCAGGAAGACATGGAAGACGTGCAGGGACAGTCTGGTGTTGCATCAGAGGAGATGTTAGAAAGACAGGAACTGTGGCGTAAGACAGAAGTGGTGGAGGAGAGGCCACAGAGGGAGGTTACAGAGAGGTCAGAAGGTCTGTCTCAGGCGAGAGTTGATGATGTTTGGTTTATACTTTTAGATCAGCCTCCACACAAAGctggtttcaaaacaccag TTGCCGATGTGGAACGTGTTCAAGTGGACAAGGGTGGTTATTTCAACCCTGAGAAAGAAAAACCACATATAAGCGTTGAACGGGTTGATGACTGGTTTGTGTTGCTGGATTTTATTCCCCGACAAAAGCTTTTTGGGCCATCAG TTACTCACATggaagagaggaaagaaatGGCAATCGAAGACAGATCGAGATATATAGGAGAAAAACTACAACACCAAGTGTCAGACAGAGTTGATGATTGGTTTGTGTTACTGGATGTTTTTTCAAGACAAACGTCACACGCACCGCCAG TCACCTTTTCAGAGCGAATTGCTGCTCCCCCAGAGGAACGTGCCTCTCTGATTGAAGTAACAGCTCTTgagcagagagaaagaagagttGACATTTTGGTTGAAGGTGCTGACGCAAAACAAACGCTGCCAGAAAGGGAGGGGGTAGCACTTCTACAGGATGCGAAAGAGGGAGAAGATGActggtttgtgctgctggaTGTTCCCATTAGGCAGCCCTCATTTGTGGCACCAG CTTCCATGGCTGAGTATGTTGAGGTTTACACCAGAGAGAGCGTTTCTGCCTTGACTGAAGCAGAGGCTGTTGATCCCAGGCGGGAGCTTGTAGTTGAGGATGCTGTTGTGGAGAAAGTGGAAGCAGAGGCTCCCAAGCAAGTTATTCCAGATGTGCCTATAG tttctATGTCGATGCAGACTAAAATCTATCCAGATGTTTCAACTGAAGTGAAAAGTATAGAGCAGAGATTGCTTCAGATTGACCAGGTTACACCACAGCCTTCCCAGCCAGAGAGAGAAGATGACTGGTTTGCTCTGTTTGGTACTGCACATAATGAAGTCATGATACCAACAG TGACTCCAGCTCAGATTGTTCCGGAAATGAAGACTTTTGAGGTTGAGGTGACCGAAAAATGGAAGAAGACAGTAATTGGTGCGGACGGCCGGCAAGACAGGACAAGTGTGTCTGAAATTAGAGCGAGCCAAATTGCCTCCCTCTCTGAGAGAGAAGATGATTGGTTTGTCCTGTTTGAAAAGCCTGTGGTCGTACAACCAG TTAAACCTATTATTGATCTAGTGGCAACCACTGAAGCAAGAGTGAAGATCGTGGAAGGTGTGAGGCCACCTGTGAAGATGGTGAAGATTGAAACGGCAAGAGCAGGAAAAGTGGATGATGATTGGTTTGTGCTGCTGGATGTAGCAGCAAAAGCACCAG CTGCTGGGGTGGAACGCATCCATATATATCCTGATGTAAGACCTGCTAAAGAGCTTACACTTACAGAGCAGGCAGCACAGCAGACAATTACAGTAGTGGAGAGAAtacggcagcagcagcaggatgtGGTGCAGCCACGTCCAGCAGTGAGAGAGGTGGAAGATGATTGGTTTACTCTTCTGGATAAGTCCCTTAAGAAAACAG ccGCTGTCTCGGAGCGCGAGCAGCTCCCAGCACAGGTCACAGTTCCAGCTGCTGCCGCGGCCACGAAAAAGATTACGATTTCTGAGACGAAACCGGAGTTTGAGAAACGGATCCTGGAAGAAAGACCCTCGCAAACACGTGTCAGTGATAATTGGTTTGTTCTACTCGAGGGTGACCTCAAAGCGTCAG CTGCGAGCGCCCAGAGGGGCACGCGCCCTGTCAGTGCTCCGGTCTTCTCCCAGGCTGCTCTGATGGAGGCGGGAATCCCCATGGCCCCTCTCGACCAGCCCCAGACCTCCACTCCAATCAAAACCAGCCGCCAGGAGGAACGGAAGCTGCAGGTCACCGTAGAAGCCGTGGAGCCCTCAAAAATCGAAACTGGGGCTGACGCCAAG GATTTCGATAAGCCTCAGGAGGTGCTGCTCAGGCATCACGCCAGCATCAGtgagctgaagagaaacttcatGGAGGCGGTCCCAGATTCCAGGCCAAGTGAGTGGGATAAGCGCCTGTCCACACACTCTCCCTTCCGCACCCTGGGAATCAACGGTCAGCCTCTGCCCAGCGCGGATGGG AGTGTGTGCATTAGACCCCTAAGCAATGGTTCAGACACAAAGACTGCACATGAGGAAACCAGCAGTAGTTTGGAATTTACAGGCCTACCCATCAAGAGCGAGCCTGAGAGTGTCGAAGTCCACAGCGCTACTGTTGAGAAAGAGTCACGTGATCAGGAAGAGGTTGTAGTGTTTGAGACGAACTTGGTGCCAATCGTAGAGGTGGAAATGGCACAGCTGCCTCCTTCCTTTGATCCCTCCTGTAATGCTTTAGACGTGATCCCAGAGGAAGAAGGATCGTGTCCCGGAGTGTCGGACGACTCTGGGAGGATAGCTGGATCCTCCCCAGCTTCCTATTTCTGGAGCGATGGTCCACAGGTCATACGCTGTTTCCAG CCCCCTCTGGTGCAGACGCAGACTGTCACCATCACAGCCGTCTCCAGCCCCTTACCCAGTGGCATCTCCACCACAGAGGTCCCTATCGTCCCGACTAAGACCTTCACCTATGAGTCTTCAAAG GTGACCGTTGATGGGACAGAGGAGGACAAAGATTGCTCAACAGTATCCAGTTCCCAGACCATTACCTCAGAGACCACCAGTGGCACCTCAGTGACGACTACCACCACTCACATCTCAAAG GTAGTAAAAAGCGGATCTTCAGAAACTCGCGTGGAGAAGAGAATTGTCATAACCGCAGACTCTGACATCGACCAAGATAAG GAGAAGCACGGCGGAGCATCAGCATTGTAA